A stretch of DNA from Shewanella sediminis HAW-EB3:
GACTATCGAGGCAACTTCTGTCCCGGGGAAAGGTAAATTAACTTATACCGGTTCGCTTGGCGATGTGATGCAGGAGTCAATTAAAGCTGCAATGACGGTTGTTCGTGCTCGTGCTGAGCAGTTAGGTATTAACCCTGATTTCTACGAGAAACGTGATATTCACGTGCATGTACCTGAAGGCGCAACACCGAAGGATGGTCCATCTGCAGGTGCAGCCATGTGCACGGCGTTAGTATCTAGCTTAACAGGCAATCCTGTACGCGCCGATGTGGCAATGACAGGTGAAATTACCTTGCGAGGCGAGGTACTGCCTATTGGTGGTCTTAAGGAAAAACTCTTAGCCGCGCATCGTGGTGGAACTAAAGTTGTGTTGATTCCAAAGGAAAATGAGAGAGATTTGGAAGAGATCCCGGCAAATGTTGTTGCCGACCTGAAGATTTATCCTGTTCGCTGGGTGGACGAAGTGCTTAAATTGGCGCTAGAACGACCAGTTGAAGGCTTCGAAGTCGTCTAAAGTTTGGGCTAACGCAAGAAAATGCAGGATTGCGTTAAAAAAAATGCAAAAAGGGGCTTTTTAAAGTCTCTACCTGTGGTAGCCTAAGTCCGTGGAGAGCTCAAACCCCTCAAGCCCTTATGGCAACTGGTTTTGAGCTATTTCCAATTTTATTTATTTGCTTTTCCTATAGATCTTGAACTTTAGATTCAAGCTTGTTATAAAAAGCCTCCGCAGACCGCTCCAGAGAAGGATTCGGTTGCGGCGCAAAAAAATCACATTCAAGGGGATGACATGAACAAATCTGAACTAATCGAGAAAATCGCTTCTGGTGCTGACATTTCTAAAGCCGCTGCTGGCCGTGCATTAGATTCTTTCATTGGAGCTGTAACTGACGGCTTAAAAGAAGGCGATAAGATTTCTCTTGTTGGTTTTGGTACTTTCGAAGTGCGTCAACGCGCTGAGCGTACTGGTCGCAACCCACAGACGGGTAAAGAGATCAAAATCGCAGCAGCTAATATTCCTGCATTCAAAGCAGGTAAAGCTCTGAAAGACGCTGTAAACTAAATCAGTTTTACCGCACTTTGTGAAGCTTCATGCATTCATAGAGAGCGTCGTAATGATAAGCACTGCTTTAGCGGTGCTTTTTACGAATAATGAGACAAGGTAGGCACTTAGCAACACCTAAATGCTAACCACCTAAAGTTTACGAAAAGGCGCATCTCCCAAAGTGATGCGCCTTTTTATTTATTAATCGCAACGAGCGAGATATCAGATGTTAGAAAAGATTCGCGAAGGCTCACAGGGCGTGATTGCAAAAAGCATTCTGGTTCTAGTAATACTTTCCTTTGCATTTACTGGCGTGAGTAGTTACCTAGGATCATCTACAGAGGCAGCCGCTGCCACCGTTAATGGTGAAGAGATCAGTGAATCAGCCTTAGAACAAGCCTATCAAAATGAGCGCGCTCGTTTAGAGCAACAGCTAGGCGAGATGTTTGCAGCGTTATCGGCTGATGAACGTTATCTATCGAGTGTAAAGCAAAGCGTTTTAGAGCGCCTTGTTGCAGAGAAATTATTAGATCAGACCGCTACAGACTTAGGTCTGCGAGTATCTGATGCACAGATCAAAAATGCCATCATGACAGAGCCTGCATTTCAAACTGATGGTGTGTTCGATAATGATAGATATCAGGCTATCCTTCGACAGCTTGGCTACCAAGCGAACTCGTTCAGAGATATGATGCGCACCGATATGACTCGTCGTCAGCTGGTCGCTTCGTTAGTGGGCTCTGAATTTGTACTTCCAGGTGAAGCAAACTATCTTGCCGATATTCAAGGTCAGACTCGTGATATTCGCTACCATTGGGTTGATGCGGCGCCTTTCATCGCCGAAGCTGTTGTTACAGATGAACAGGCAAAATCATATTACGATGCAAATTTAGCCCAGTTTATGAGTCCTGAAACATTGAGCCTTGAATATATTGAACTCAATGCAAAGGATATGGCTGCCGGAGTAACCGTTTCTGATGAAGAAGCTAAGACTTATTATGATGAGAATAAGCAGCAGTACCTAAAAGCTGAAAAGCGTTTAGCTGCGCATATTCTCGTTAGCCTTGGTGACGATGACTCTACAGCTAAGGCAAAGGCCAATGCAATCTACGCTAAATTACAAGCGGGTGAAGAGTTCTCTGAATTAGCTAAAGCTGAATCTGAAGATACTTTCAGTGGTGAGCAAGGCGGTCAGTTAGACTGGTTTGAGCCTGGCGTCATGGAGCCAGCATTTGACGAAGTGCTTTATTCACTGTCTAAAGGTGAATATTCAGCTGTCGTTAAAACCAGCTTTGGCTACCACATCATCAAGCTACTCGATGTTCAGCCTGCTGCTGAAGCGGCATTTGAAGATGTGAAGAGTAAGATCCTTGCCCAGCTGAAAGAGAAGCAAGCAGTCGATCAGTATTTTGGTCTGCAGCAGACTCTTGCCGATGTGACTTATGAAGTTCCTGATACGTTAAGCGAAGCGGCGACAGAGTTAGGTATTGAAGTTAAATCTACGCCTGTATTTTCTAGAAACAACGCACCTGCGCCATTTGATAACCCTGAGGTATTGAAGGCTGCATTCTCGACTAACGTGTTGCTCGATCGCATGAACAGTGATGTTATTGAGATTGAAGCTAACCACGCGATGGTTGTTCGCATCAAGTCTCATACCGCAGCCGGTACCGTTGATTTTGCTAAGGTTAAGTCTGCCATTGTTGAGCGTCTGCAACAGGAGCAAGCTAATGAGGTCGCACGGGCTAAGGCTCAAGAGTTAATGACATCATTCAGTTCAGACTCTGCAGGCATTGATTTTATCACCAAGACTAAACTGGGTCGTTTCGACCAGGAGATCGATGGTGCTATCGTCGGTAAGGCTTTCCAGATGGCTCAGCCAGCTGCTAGTGCAGTGGTTGATACCGTTGCACTTGCTTCTGGTTATGCGGTAGTCGTGCTCGATAAGGTTAATGCAGCAGAAGCTATCGATGACAATATGTTGAGCTCTTTGAAGCAAAGATTAAGCTCGCAGTATAGCGAAGGTGACTACAGAGCACTTATCGCAACACTGAAAGCGAACGGTGAAGTGCTTTACTCGTCGGCACAATAACTAAAAGTCGTTAGTCAAATGAATAAAAGGCCAGCATTTGCTGGCTTTTTTTATGCCTGCGATTCTTTAAATGATGAAATGCTTGAGGGCTTGAGGTTTCAATAGGGCTGGAGATAAATTTTATTTATGTAGGAGCGGCTTTAGCCGCGAATGTTTTGGGGCTTTAATACAAACAGGAGGGATTTGAAGGCTTAAAAAGAGAATGGGGTATCAATGCAACATATCTTCGATATATTGCATTTAAGAGCGTTACAGTGGTTTGTAGTGATTAATCTACGGCAACCATAACATTACTCGCCTTAATTACCGCGTATGCACTGCCGCCAACCTTAAGCCCTAAGTGCTCACATGATGCCTTAGTTACCACTGAAGTGATCTCCACACCAGGAGCCAGTTCGATAACAACCTCATTATTTACTGAGCCTTCTTGGATAGACTTAATCTTACCGTTAAGTGAATTACGCGCACTGATTTTCATTTTAGTTTCCTCTACTATAAAGATGGCTCAGTGTAATTGAATGTATCGGTGTGTTGGAGTTTTAAATAAAAAAAATGCGCCACTTTTAGAAGTGACGCACATTTAATAAATATTGTTTAATAACAGCTGATTAAAAAATATTTGATGGGGTTTAAAACTGCTCTACATCGAAATTAACCTCAGGGTTAACATCGGCTTCGTAGTTAACATTTTCGACTCCGAAACCAAACAGCTTCAAGAACTCTTCTTTATATTCGCGATAATCGGTCAGCTCGCTCAGGTTTTCGGTTGTTACCGATGGCCAGAGGTCACGGCAATGCTGCTGGATCTCTTCACGCAATTCCCAATCATCCAGGCGAAGGCGGTTGGTGTCATCGACTTGAGGTGCTTGACCGTCTTCACGGTATAAGCGTTCTGCAAACATGCGGTTGATCTGTTCCATACAACCTTCGTGTAAGCCCTCTTCACGCATCTTTTTAAAGACCATGGCAATATACAGAGGCATCACCGGAATGGCTGAGCTGGCTTGGGTCACTACACTCTTAAGTACGGCGACATTGGCGCTACCACCTTTTGTTGATAGTTTCTCATCCAAAGCTTTAGCTGCACGGTCTAAGTCCATCTTGGCTTTGCCTAGTGCACCATTCCAGTAGATAGGCCAAGTCAGCTCGGTTCCGATATAGCTGTAAGCAACAGTCTTACAGCCATCGGCGAGTACGCCTGCATCTGAAAGGGCCGCTAGCCAAAGTTCCCAATCTTCACCGCCCATGACGGTTACTGTATCTTGGATCTCTTGTTCCGTTGCAGGTTCTACGCTTGTTGCAATGATTAAGTCTTTATTGGTATCAACAGCCGTTGCCGTATAAGTTTCACCAATAGGCTTAAGTGATGAGCGAATAAGCTCCCCTGAGTCGGGTAACTTTCGAACCGGAGAGGCGAGAGAATATACAACCATATCAATCTGGCCTAAATCGGCTTTGATTATATCGATCGCCTTTTGTTTGGCTTCGTGGCTGAATGCATCGCCATTGATACTCTTAGAGTATAGACCTTCGGCTTTAGCAAATTTATCGAATGCGGCCGAGTTGTACCAACCGGCTGTACCAGGTTTTCTCTCTGTTCCCGGCTTTTCAAAAAAAACACCCAGAGTTGCAGCGCCACTACCAAATGCGGCAGCGATACGTGAAGATAGACCATATCCACTAGAAGAACCGATGACTAATACTTTTTTTGGGCCATTAGTGAGTACACCTTTAGCTTTAGTGGTATTGATCTGCTCGAGTACATTAGCTTCACAACCAACAGGGTGAGTGGTGGTACAGATAAAGCCACGTGTTTTAGGTTTGATTATCATTTTTCTGCTTCTCTTAAAAAAGTGACGATAGGATAATTAATCGAACGTGAAATGGCACTTGTTTTTCGTCAAATTTGATAAATTATCCAGTGGTTGGAGCAGTTCAACGTCCTGTTTGAACCTTTTTAGCGTTTGGGATTTAACAATGCCTGCTCTTGAATTAACCTTTGGGTATACTCATGTTGAGGAGAGTTAAATAAATTTTCTGTTGTGGCCTTTTCCACCATTTGTCCATTATGCAAGACCATAATCTTATCACTAAAGTGGCGAATGATATTGAGGTTGTGTGAGACAAAAATATAGGAGAGTCCCATCTCTTTCTGTAGTTTAAGCAGCAAGTTGAGGATCTGCGAACGTACCGATAAGTCCAGTGCCGTTAACGCCTCATCGGCAATGATGATTTTTGGATTTAGCATTAAGGCGCGGGCAACGGCTACCCGCTGCTTCATTCCTTCAGATATCATATGAGGATAAAATTCAGCATGTTCCGGCAGCAGGCCGACTTTTCTCAGTTTGTCGACCACTTGCTCTTTTCTCTCTTTTTCATTGAGACTTGTATTGAACTTGAGAGGTTCATCTAAAAGATCGCCGATAGTTAATCTCGGGTTGAGTGAAGTGTTAGGATCTTGAAAAATCATTCTGATTAATTTACAACGTTGCTTCAGGTTTCGGGTCTCTAGTGCATCGCCTTCGAAATAGATCTCTCCGCCACTGCGAGTCTCTGCGCCAACAAGAATTCGTGCAAGTGTACTCTTGCCTGAACCCGCCTCACCGACAATAGCCAAGGTCTCGCCTGTGTTTAGCTCAAATGAAACAGGGTCCAGTGCTTGGGTATAAGTACGTCTAAATCTCTTGTAACCGGTAAAAAAGCGCTTACTGAGATTATTAACTTGTAGTAGTGGCGTCGTCATTACATGGCTCTTCATGGTATGGGAAATGGCACGCAAAATAGCGGTTCTTCTTATGGCACAGTTTGGGTTGATTAACGCATTTTTTCTGCGCTTCGGGGCAGCGTGGACCTAAGCGACAGCCAATGGGGAGGTGTTGCAATGCAGGAGCCGAACCTGGCAAGGTTTTCATCATCGACTTGTGTTGTACCAGACCCGAGTAGTCAGGAATATTGTTCAGTAGGGCTTTAGTATAGGGATGAAATGGCTGATTGATAATTTCAGATGTAGGACCTGACTCCATTATCTGGCCACAATACATGACGGAAAGTTGGTTACACCAAATTGATAAGGTTTCCAGTTCATGGCTGATAAGTAATATCGAAACATTGTGTAATTGATTTAATTTGGTCAACAGCCTGAATATCTGGGCTTGAGTTTTAGCTTCCATGGAATTTGTGGGTTCATCGGCGATCAGAAGGCGTGGCTGGTTTGCAACCGCAATCGCAATCATGACTTTCTGACATTCGCCCTCAGAGAGCTCCCACGCATAGCTGGACATGACTTTCTGCGTGTCCTTGATGCCAACCTTATGTAGCCATTTTTCTGCCGTACGCTTCTTGTCTTTCGCTCGCAGCCAAAAATGAAGCTTCCTATTTTCGGGCATGGCTTCAATAAGCTGATCCCCAACCACAATAACAGGGTCTAAGCTACTGGAGGGATCTTGAAATATCATGGCTATTTCACTGCCCATTAAGTTCCGTCGTTGTTTTGGACTCATCTCTAACAGGTTGTGACCATCCCACATCATACGATCGGCCTGTATGCGCCAGTTATGACCGGGGATCCCTAAAATCGCTCTTGCAAGCAGGCTGCGACCCGAGCCGGATTCACCGACGAGACCGTGTATCTCGGCAGGATTAATCGTTAGGCTGACTCTTTCGAGTGCTTTGACTCGTCCGTGGGGCGTGTCAAGTTCGATTGTAAGGTTTCGAATATCAAGTAATGGCATAACGGGTAACTACACGTCTAGTTATTGATAGGCGATAGCGCCGATCGCAAGCCGTCACCGACTAAGTTAATTGCAAGTACACTGCATAAAATGGCAATGCCGGGAATGGTGACCGTCCAAGGTGCAGTTAATAAATTATCCATACCTTGTGAAACCATCGCACCCCATTCCGGACTCGGGGCCTGTGCACCTAGATTCAAAAAGCCTAAAGCCGCAATATCCAGAATAGCCGCAGATATGCCTAAGGTGGTTTGAATAATCACAGTATCCCAAACATTAGGCATAATAACATACCAAAATACCTGAAACGGATTCGCACCATCGAGTTTCGCCGCTGTCACATACTCTTTCTGTAACTCTTCATGAATGGCTTGGTGTATTGAGCGAACAAACTGTGGGGTGAGAGCGAGTCCGACGGCCCAAAATACATTATTAAGCCCCGGGCCCATTACCGCGACAACGAGAATCGCCATCAGAAGTGACGGAATTGACAGAAGTGCATCGAGCAGATGGCTTAAAATGCTCGACTTCAACCCTTTCATCATTCCTGCTACCGCACCGATAACGAAGCCTAAAGTCAATGCGGTTACGACTATGCCCAATGCCATTCCGAATGTCAGATGTGCCCCATGTAGTAAGCGGCTAAAGATATCTCTGCCCAGATCATCGGTTCCAAGAAAGTGCTCAACGGTACCAGCCGGGTCCCAAGAGGGCGCAAGCAGCAATGCGTGAGGATCTTGTTGCTCTGGCGCATAGGGGGCAATGAGAGGGCCAAATATTGAGAGTAACAAGATACCAATAACAGCCCATAAGCCAGCAAATGCAAATGGGTTATCAGAAAAAGAGTGCCAGATCTTTTTCATGGGAGATGGGATCTCATCTTCCTGATAGATCTTAATTTGAGGCATAAAGTTCTTTCCTGCTGAGAGGGTTGATGGCCGTATAAAGTACTTCAATCATGATACTGATAAAGATGATGATCAATGCGACAGCCAAGACCCCACCCTGAATAACGGTGTAATCGCGTTGATATATTCCCGATACGAGCCAGGCACCGACACCGGGCCAGGCGAAAATAACCTCTACTACCATGGCGTAACTGGCGAATGGGCCTAACATTAATCCCAGATTTTTTAAGACCGGAATTAGGGCATTAGGTAATGCATGACGTAATACTACCCGTGAGGTATGAAGCCCTCGGGCCTCTGCAGCCTTAATATAGGTTTGATCCATAATCGTGATGATTGCCGCTCGGGTAATTCTGACCACAACAGTGAAGGGCAAAACTGCCAGCGTGATAGCCGGTAGGATGATATGCAGTAAGGCATCTATAAATGCCGAGGTACTGTACGGCGAATCTGATAACAGGGTGTCTATCAATACAAATCCGGTGACTGGTTCTATCTCATAGAGCAGGTTTAACTGGCCTGAAATCGGCAGCCAGCCGAGCTGAACGCCAAACCACAGAGAGAGAGTCAGGCCCAACCAAAATACCGGAATTGAGTATCCGGTTAAGGTTATTGCCATAATCGTGTGTTGTGTAATTTTATGTCTGCTCAAGGAGGCAAGCACCCCGAGCGGGATCCCCAATGTTAATGCCAGCATGGCTGAAACGGCCGCCAGTTCAAATGATGCCGGAAGTACCGATGCCAGTTCTTCGATAACGGGTCGTTGAGAGGTGGCTGAGATACCTAAATCCCCACTTAATCTTTGCTGCAGATAGGAGAAAAATTGACTGAATTGTCCATCATTTAGGCTGTAATTCTTCTCTATCTGTTCTATTTGCTGTGCATTGGGTGAGTGTAATCCGGTTAGCGCAAAACTTTTTTCAACCGGAAAGTGGCTGGTTACAATGAACAGCACGATAAACAGTACAAAAGAGGTTGCAAGAAAAAGGTTCAGCCTGCGAAGAAGGTATCGTGCCATTAGTGCTTAACCTCAATATTAACATCGCTGATATCATCGTTATCATTACCACTAAATGATATTCCTCCGAAAGGAGTCAATCGGCTTTGTTTAACATCTTTGTGTTTAAATGCGAGTCGGGTGGCATGAGCGAACGGTAGCATAGGCAGTTTATCTGCAAACATTGCTTCCGCTTGTTGATAGAGAATTTTTCGTTCAGCCCGAGAGGTCGTTGCTCTTGCCTTGGCAAGAATACTATCGAATTCAGGGCTGCACCAACGTGAACGGTTACTGTTAGAGGCGACAGACGAACAGCTGAGAATAGGAGTGAAAAAGTTATCTGGATCGCTATTATCGGCATTCCAACCAATTAAAACCGAGTCATAACTTCGCTGGCTTAACTTCTGATTGAACACGCTCCAGTCATAACTGATGATATTCACTTTTACCCCGATATTAGCCAGATCAGCCTGGATAAGCTCGGCTGTCTTATGGGCATTAGGATTGTAGATCCGGGCAACGGGCATGGCCCAAATATCGACAGTTAAGTTTTCGACACCGGCTTGCTCTAAAAGCTGTTTAGCTTTTTGTGGATTGAATTCGATAATGCTCTTATTCTCTGAATATGCCCAAGACATCGGAGGCAACATGCCTGTCGCAGCAACGGCGGTCTTTTGATAAACGGCTCTGAGAATATTGTCTCTGTCTACGGCGTGCGCTAAAGCTCTTCTCACTCTGACATCATCGAATGGAGGCTTTTGAGTATTAAAAGCCCAGAAAGCCACATTAAACCCGGGCTGTGAGTCAATTTTCAACTCTTCATGTTCAAGTACAACCGGCAACTCTCCGGCCTTGGGAAGTGCGGAAACCGTGCAGTCTCCGGTGATCAATTTTGCCAGACGGGATGTGCTCTTGGGTGTGATATCGAAGACAAGGAGTTCAGCTTGCGGAAGTGAACGCCAATACTTTTCATTCCTGTGATAGCGAATATATTCATTTTTCACATATTGGACAAATTTAAACGGCCCCGTGCCTATTGGAAGTCTGTCTATGGTCTCTTCACTGGATTGTTTAATGAGGAGTTGGCCATACTCTTCAGATAAAATAATGGCAAAGCCGGCCGCTAAGTTTGAAAGAAAAGACGCGTCTTTATTATTAAGGTGAAAGGCGACTTCATAGTCTGATATTTTTTCAATCTTGTTTATCAGTTTATCGAAACCAATACTTTGAAAAAATGGATAACCGGTTTTGGAGACGGCATGATACGGGTGGCTGGTATCGATAATTCTGTTGAATGAGAACAGCACATCATCGGCATTAAAGGCTCTTGAAGGAGTGAACCGAACCGAGTCATGAAACTTAACCCCTTTTCTCAATTGAAAGGTGTAGGTGAGTTCATCTTCACTTATCTGCCACTGTGTTGCCAGAGAGGGAATGATCTGCCCGGAAGTGGCATTATAGTCGACCAAACCATTGTAAATCTGCTGGGAGGTAGCATCGATAGTAGTACCAGAGGTTACAAGTTGAGGGTTGAAAGACTCGGGGTTACCCTCGGAGCAATAAACCAATCCCGGAGGAACATACTGCGGCCCACAGCCGGTAAGCAAGCAGAAGATGCATGCAGCTGTGGAGTAGGCAGATAGACGCTTTATCAGCACTCTCATCAAAAAAATCATTTGTTCAGAACTTTGTCAGCCATTTTAGCAGTGCAAATAACCTATGAGCAATGAGCATATCTTATTAATGAGTGTTAAGTTTTATCGAGAAGGTTGTATTTTTTTAGGATCCCGCGCAGTTGATGGTAACTTAGGCCTAAGAGTTCGGCGGTTTTCTTTTGATTAAATTGACCCGCTTCTAATGCTTGTTTTAGTAGATTAACTTCAAGACCTTCACAATGATCTTTGAAATCAATCGGAAAATTAATGACTTCCGAGGAAGGATTTTGACTATCTGGATTGGCGTTCTGTACAGGCGCAGGTTCTACCGATGGCATCGATTGCTGGCGCTCCAGGGTCTTCACTCTTTGTGTCGGTCGATAAGGAGATGCAAAAGGATCCAGAATAATATTGGCTATCGGTGCCTGCGTTTCCGCATTACGATAAACGCTGCGTTCGACCACATTCTTTATTTCACGAATATTCCCCGGCCATGAATATTCCATGAGTTGCTGTATCGCCCTTGGACTAAAACCTTCAAATAGTTCCATTTTCAGTTGCCTTGCCATACCGACCGCAAAATATTCGGCCAGAGGCATGATATCTTCTGTTCTATGGCGTAGAGGTGGCAAGGTGATCACATCGAAGGCCAGCCTATCGAGCAGATCGGCACGAAACTCTCCTGCATCCGCTAATGAGGGGAGATCTTCATTGGCTGCACAGACGAGTCTCACATCGGTTTGGACTGTTTTGCTGCCCCCGACGCGCTCAAACTCACCATATTCGATGACTCTGAGTAGCTTCTCCTGAATCAACCCTGAAGTATTCGCCAGCTCATCGAGGAAAAGTGTACCACCGTGAGCTCTTTCGAACCGTCCTTCATGTTTCTTACTCGCACCGGTAAAGGCCCCTGCATCGTGGCCAAACAATTCACTTTCGAGTAAATTCTCACTAAGAGAGGAGCAGTTAAGCTTAATAAAACTTTGATCCCATCGCGTAGACAGATAGTGTAAGCGTTCAGCTATTAACTCTTTACCCGTGCCTCGTTCGCCGATGATCAATACCGGCTTGGAAAGAGGCGCAACTTGAGACACGTGCTCCAATACTTCTAACAGTGCATTAGATTGTCCGATGAGATTATCTTGCTGAAATTGATTTGGCACAGTAAGTTTTAGTCTTTCACGCTAATAATTGGTGAAATTAATAATAAGTCTCTCTGTTAATAAAAGAAAGAAAAAGTTAATATATTGGTTAAGTATCTGTATTATATGAAATATGAAAAGTTGGCACAGAAAGTGGATTAATATCTTCGAAACCAACGTTAATTAAAGGACAGCATCATGGGAATTTTCTCTCGCTTCGCAGATATCATTAATTCAAACATCAGTGCACTACTGGATAAAGCCGAAGACCCAGAAAAAATGGTACGCTTGATAATTCAAGAGATGGAAGACACCTTAGTTGAGGTTCGTTCAACATCGGCTAAAGTATTAGCTGAGAAGAAAGAGCTACTACGTCGTATCTCTAAAGTGCAGACTCAAGTTCAGGATTGGCAGGATAAAGCGGAATTGGCTTTATCTAAAGACCGCGAAGATCTTGCTAAAGCGGCTTTAATTGAGAAGCAGAAGGCCGCTGAACTCGTCGCCACATTAGAGCAAGAGTTAGTCATGGTTGAAGAGCAGATCGCTCGTCTAAAAGAGGAAGTTAACCTTCTTCAAGAGAAGCTTGCCGACGCAAAGGCGCGTCAGAAGACGATTATTATGCGTAAGCAGACAGCTTCTTCTCGATTAGATGTTAAGCGTCAACTCGATTCTAGCAAGATTGATAACGCGATGACTAAGTTTGAGCAATATGAACGTCGTGTTGAGGGGCTGGAGTCACAGGTCGAAGCTTATGACCTGGGCAACAAAAAGAGTTTAAGTGATGAGTTTGCAGCGCTAGAAGCTGAAGATTCAGTGACCGCTGAGCTTGAAGCGCTTAAGGCAAAAGTCAAAGGCAGTAAGACTAAAACTAAGTCTAAGTAATCACAATTCAGAGGTGAGCTATGAACGCGGATATTTTAATGGCCCCAATTATTATTTTTTTGATAATAGTGGCTCCCATATGGCTGATTCTTCACTATCGCAGTAAGCGTCAAGTGAGCCAGGGACTTACTGATGAAGAGTATTCTCAGCTTAATGAACTAATCACCAGAGCCGACAAAATGGCTCAACGTATTGATACATTGGAATCGATTTTAGACACTGAGTCGCCACAATGGAGGAGCCGTGATGAGTGAAGCTAATGGGCGTACCTTATACCGAATTCCTCAATCAGGTAAAATTGCTGGAGTATGTGCAGGGATAGCCGATTACTTTAACTTTGAAACTTGGCTTGTCAGGGTCCTAGCGGCATCAATTTTTCTTTTAGGTGGTTCGGGTATTGTTTTAGTTATCTATGTTTTGTTATGGATGATATTGGATATTAAGCCTGGAACTGCAAAAGATAAAACAGCGCATAAAGATATCGAGATAAAGAAGAAAATTTGGCAAGCGGGTGAGCCTGCCAAGATGGCACTCAGGGATGTGAACACACAATTTAGAAGCTTAGAAATAAGGCTTCAAAAATTAGAACGCCATGTCACATCAGATAGCTTCGATCTTAAACAAGAGATCAATAATCTTTAATCCTTCCAATGGGCGGTCTAACCGCCCGAATAACTTTTAAGTGCAGGCTA
This window harbors:
- a CDS encoding ABC transporter substrate-binding protein, giving the protein MRVLIKRLSAYSTAACIFCLLTGCGPQYVPPGLVYCSEGNPESFNPQLVTSGTTIDATSQQIYNGLVDYNATSGQIIPSLATQWQISEDELTYTFQLRKGVKFHDSVRFTPSRAFNADDVLFSFNRIIDTSHPYHAVSKTGYPFFQSIGFDKLINKIEKISDYEVAFHLNNKDASFLSNLAAGFAIILSEEYGQLLIKQSSEETIDRLPIGTGPFKFVQYVKNEYIRYHRNEKYWRSLPQAELLVFDITPKSTSRLAKLITGDCTVSALPKAGELPVVLEHEELKIDSQPGFNVAFWAFNTQKPPFDDVRVRRALAHAVDRDNILRAVYQKTAVAATGMLPPMSWAYSENKSIIEFNPQKAKQLLEQAGVENLTVDIWAMPVARIYNPNAHKTAELIQADLANIGVKVNIISYDWSVFNQKLSQRSYDSVLIGWNADNSDPDNFFTPILSCSSVASNSNRSRWCSPEFDSILAKARATTSRAERKILYQQAEAMFADKLPMLPFAHATRLAFKHKDVKQSRLTPFGGISFSGNDNDDISDVNIEVKH
- the pspF gene encoding phage shock protein operon transcriptional activator produces the protein MPNQFQQDNLIGQSNALLEVLEHVSQVAPLSKPVLIIGERGTGKELIAERLHYLSTRWDQSFIKLNCSSLSENLLESELFGHDAGAFTGASKKHEGRFERAHGGTLFLDELANTSGLIQEKLLRVIEYGEFERVGGSKTVQTDVRLVCAANEDLPSLADAGEFRADLLDRLAFDVITLPPLRHRTEDIMPLAEYFAVGMARQLKMELFEGFSPRAIQQLMEYSWPGNIREIKNVVERSVYRNAETQAPIANIILDPFASPYRPTQRVKTLERQQSMPSVEPAPVQNANPDSQNPSSEVINFPIDFKDHCEGLEVNLLKQALEAGQFNQKKTAELLGLSYHQLRGILKKYNLLDKT
- the pspA gene encoding phage shock protein PspA; the protein is MGIFSRFADIINSNISALLDKAEDPEKMVRLIIQEMEDTLVEVRSTSAKVLAEKKELLRRISKVQTQVQDWQDKAELALSKDREDLAKAALIEKQKAAELVATLEQELVMVEEQIARLKEEVNLLQEKLADAKARQKTIIMRKQTASSRLDVKRQLDSSKIDNAMTKFEQYERRVEGLESQVEAYDLGNKKSLSDEFAALEAEDSVTAELEALKAKVKGSKTKTKSK
- the pspB gene encoding envelope stress response membrane protein PspB produces the protein MNADILMAPIIIFLIIVAPIWLILHYRSKRQVSQGLTDEEYSQLNELITRADKMAQRIDTLESILDTESPQWRSRDE
- the pspC gene encoding envelope stress response membrane protein PspC, whose amino-acid sequence is MSEANGRTLYRIPQSGKIAGVCAGIADYFNFETWLVRVLAASIFLLGGSGIVLVIYVLLWMILDIKPGTAKDKTAHKDIEIKKKIWQAGEPAKMALRDVNTQFRSLEIRLQKLERHVTSDSFDLKQEINNL